Proteins from a single region of Deinococcus malanensis:
- a CDS encoding carbohydrate ABC transporter permease, which translates to MTTTPRRVSRRAQQRQGGTGAKVTVRTTLIAYAFMLPFLALLLLYHTWPVFFGTYLAFTKYNIISPPEWVGLENFQTLWKDEQFWSGLRNSLKYILVVPVIQILSILLALLVNRPLKGIGFFRTAYYVPVVTSFAVVGLIWTWMYQQGGPVNAVLTTLGLMNEDRSLLNNPATALTAVMFVTLWKGVGYYMVLYLAGLQSIAPELEEAAVIDGATRMQVFWNITLPGLRPTILVCSLLSTISAIKVFEEIYVMTQGGPAGSTYSALFFTYSRAFVDFQYGLAAAAGLIIAVISIFFGLLNFKLTRGGKTDA; encoded by the coding sequence ATGACCACAACTCCCCGGCGTGTCTCACGCCGTGCACAGCAGCGTCAGGGTGGAACCGGTGCGAAGGTCACCGTCCGGACAACCCTGATCGCCTACGCGTTCATGCTGCCGTTTCTTGCCCTGTTGCTGCTTTACCACACCTGGCCAGTGTTCTTCGGAACGTACCTGGCGTTCACGAAGTACAACATCATCAGTCCGCCCGAGTGGGTCGGTCTGGAGAATTTCCAGACGCTCTGGAAAGACGAGCAGTTCTGGTCGGGGCTGCGCAACAGCCTGAAGTACATCCTGGTGGTACCGGTGATTCAGATCCTGAGCATCCTGCTGGCGCTGCTGGTCAACCGCCCCCTGAAGGGCATCGGATTTTTCCGTACGGCCTACTACGTACCGGTGGTCACCAGCTTTGCGGTGGTCGGTCTGATCTGGACCTGGATGTACCAGCAGGGTGGTCCGGTCAACGCGGTCCTGACCACCCTGGGCCTGATGAATGAGGACCGCAGCCTGCTGAACAACCCGGCGACTGCCCTGACGGCCGTGATGTTCGTGACGCTGTGGAAGGGGGTGGGCTACTACATGGTGCTGTACCTGGCCGGTCTGCAGAGCATTGCGCCGGAACTGGAAGAAGCCGCCGTGATTGACGGCGCCACCCGCATGCAGGTGTTCTGGAACATCACCCTGCCAGGGCTGCGGCCCACCATCCTGGTGTGTAGCCTGTTGTCGACCATCAGCGCCATCAAGGTGTTCGAGGAAATCTACGTGATGACCCAGGGTGGCCCAGCCGGCAGCACCTATTCCGCGCTGTTTTTCACCTATTCGCGGGCCTTCGTGGACTTCCAGTACGGGCTGGCCGCCGCCGCCGGACTGATTATCGCCGTGATCAGCATTTTCTTCGGCCTGCTCAACTTCAAGCTCACCCGTGGAGGCAAGACCGATGCCTGA
- the icd gene encoding NADP-dependent isocitrate dehydrogenase: MDKHIKVPAQGQKITMQNGKLSVPNRPIIPFVEGDGTGPDIWRASVRVFDAAVQKAYGDERKIEWMEVYAGEKSLEVYGENEWLPQSTVNAFNEYLFGIKGPLTTPVGTGIRSINVALRQELDLYACVRPVQYFDGVPSPVKRPQDVDMVIFRENTEDIYAGIEYRAGTDEADKVLGFLTREMKVTKIRFPETSSFGIKPVSREGTERLVRAAIQFAIDNGRKSVSLVHKGNIMKFTEGGFRDWGYELAKREFGGVELDGGPWLQLPNGIVIKDVIADNFLQQILLRPTDYDVIATLNLNGDYISDALAAQVGGIGIAPGANINYVTGHAIFEATHGTAPKYAGKDVINPSSVILSGEMMLRYMGWTEAADLILKGLDQTIQQRTVTYDFARSMEGAQEVKTSAFADRIIENINQM; this comes from the coding sequence ATGGATAAGCACATCAAGGTGCCCGCGCAGGGCCAGAAGATCACGATGCAGAACGGCAAGCTGTCCGTTCCCAACCGCCCCATCATTCCCTTCGTGGAAGGCGACGGCACCGGCCCGGACATCTGGCGCGCCTCGGTGCGGGTGTTCGACGCGGCTGTGCAGAAGGCCTATGGCGACGAGCGCAAGATCGAGTGGATGGAGGTCTACGCCGGCGAGAAGAGCCTAGAGGTCTACGGCGAGAACGAGTGGCTGCCCCAGAGCACCGTCAACGCCTTCAACGAGTACCTGTTCGGAATCAAGGGCCCACTGACCACCCCGGTCGGCACCGGCATCCGCAGCATCAACGTCGCCCTTCGTCAGGAACTGGACCTGTACGCCTGCGTACGCCCCGTGCAGTACTTCGACGGCGTACCCAGCCCGGTCAAGCGTCCCCAGGACGTCGACATGGTGATCTTCCGTGAAAACACCGAGGACATCTACGCCGGCATCGAGTACCGCGCCGGCACCGACGAGGCCGACAAGGTCCTCGGCTTCCTGACCCGCGAGATGAAGGTCACCAAGATCCGCTTCCCGGAGACCAGCTCCTTCGGCATCAAGCCGGTTTCCCGCGAAGGCACCGAGCGTCTGGTGCGCGCCGCGATTCAGTTCGCCATCGACAACGGCCGCAAGAGCGTCTCGCTGGTTCACAAGGGCAACATCATGAAGTTCACCGAAGGTGGCTTCCGCGACTGGGGCTATGAGCTCGCCAAGCGTGAATTCGGCGGTGTGGAACTCGACGGCGGCCCCTGGCTGCAGCTGCCGAACGGCATCGTGATCAAGGATGTGATCGCCGACAACTTCCTGCAGCAGATCCTGCTGCGCCCTACCGACTACGACGTGATCGCTACCCTGAACCTCAACGGCGACTACATCAGCGACGCTCTGGCCGCGCAGGTCGGCGGGATCGGCATTGCTCCTGGCGCCAACATCAACTACGTGACCGGCCACGCCATCTTCGAGGCCACCCATGGCACCGCACCCAAGTACGCCGGCAAGGACGTCATCAACCCCAGCTCGGTGATCCTGAGCGGCGAGATGATGCTGCGCTACATGGGCTGGACCGAGGCCGCCGACCTGATTCTCAAGGGCCTGGACCAGACCATTCAGCAGCGGACTGTGACCTACGACTTCGCGCGTTCCATGGAAGGCGCGCAGGAAGTCAAAACCAGCGCGTTTGCCGACCGCATCATCGAGAACATCAACCAGATGTAA